Proteins encoded within one genomic window of Setaria italica strain Yugu1 chromosome IV, Setaria_italica_v2.0, whole genome shotgun sequence:
- the LOC111257103 gene encoding protein ALP1-like — protein sequence MTTMEALGMFLWVIGAPQSLRQVEDRFVRSLETISRTFDNVLSSVLKLAVDIIKPKDPEFKTVHPRLRNPRFAPYFNNCIGAIDGMHIPVVVPNDKVVQHTGRHGYTSQNVLAICDFDMRFTFAVIGWPGSVHDMRVFSDALNKYGDKFPHPPAGKFYLVDSGYANRPGYLAPYKGTKYHLPEFRSGPMTKGMKETFNYAHSSLRNVIERSFGVLKMKWRILLGIPSFPMHKQSKIIVACMAIHNFIRENDMADRAFDMCDRDENFIPMPQVPNDEGDGTNTQAGDKDCNMNAFRDELANALYNKS from the exons ATGACCACGATGGAGGCTTTAGGAATGTTCCTTTGGGTAATTGGTGCACCACAATCCCTTAGACAGGTTGAGGACCGGTTTGTAAGGTCCTTAGAAACAATAAGCCGTACATTCGATAATGTTTTGTCAAGTGTTCTTAAGCTAGCAGTGGATATTATTAAGCCCAAGGACCCAGAATTTAAGACCGTGCACCCAAGGTTGAGAAACCCTCGCTTTGCACCATACTTCAACAATtgtataggagctatagatgggaTGCATATACCGGTCGTGGTGCCAAATGATAAGGTGGTTCAGCACACCGGGAGACATGGATATACTTCACAGAATGTGCTGGCTATatgtgatttcgacatgaggttcacaTTTGCTGTGATTGGATGGCCTGGATCGGTTCATGACATGAGAGTCTTCAGTGATGCCTTAAACAAATATGGTGACAAGTTTCCGCATCCTCCTGCAG GCAAATTTTACCTAGTTGACTCGGGTTATGCAAATCGTCCGGGTTACCTTGCACCCTACAAGGGTACAAAATATCATCTACCAGAGTTTAGGAGTGGCCCAATGAcaaaaggtatgaaagagactTTTAATTACGCCCATTCGtcccttagaaatgttatcGAAAGGTCATTTggagtgttaaagatgaagtggaggattttgttggGTATACCAAGTTTTCCGATGCACAAACAAAGTAAAATCATAGTAGCATGTATggcaattcataatttcatacGAGAGAATGATATGGCCGATAGGGCCTTTGATATGTGCGATCGggatgaaaattttattcctATGCCTCAAGTGCCAAACGACGAAGGAGATGGGACAAATACACAAGCAGGGGATAAAGATTGTAATATGAATGCATTTCGGGATGAATTAGCTAATGCTTTGTACAACAAATCGTAG
- the LOC111257138 gene encoding uncharacterized protein LOC111257138: protein MATGLRHQHSQIRNRINQLKTLHTFWKACNKDTGLGRHADGTIIASDGWWKTNTKGKFSECKKFRYGVPHYIDHLEEMFRDVVVDGSTSFVAGCEEEEDQDVDDVGEDDQYGTDGFVNAYEDSPVSNTSKKRGSSTSTKSTATSPGKKSKSPLMKMVSSLVEKLTTSDKDDNLLRTVGENIATSLNEKRQRLNPIQEMGQSVKKCQQLALESGATPESVEFYACRHLFKDPYEREFFCNIPTPEGRLRYLKRFCKENNLVE, encoded by the exons ATGGCCACTGGGCTAAGACATCAACATTCCCAGATCAGGAACAGGATTAATCAATTGAAAACATTGCATACTTTCTGGAAAGCATGCAATAAGGATACTGGTCTTGGAAGGCATGCGGATGGTACTATAATTGCCTCAGATGGGTGGTGGAAAACTAACACCAAG GGCAAATTTAGTGAGTGTAAGAAATTTCGGTATGGTGTTCCACATTACATAGATCACCTAGAGGAGATGTTTCGTGATGTTGTGGTGGATGGCTCTACATCTTTTGTGGCTGGttgtgaagaggaggaggaccaaGATGTTGATGATGTAGGGGAAGATGATCAATATGGTACAGATGGGTTTGTCAATGCATATGAAGACAGCCCAGTGAGCAATACCAGCAAGAAGAGAGGAAGTAGCACCAGCACCAAGTCCACTGCCACTAGTCCTGGAAAGAAAAGTAAAAGCCctttgatgaagatggtgagcAGCCTAGTTGAGAAATTGACTACCTCTGACAAAGATGATAACCTCTTAAGGACTGTGGGGGAGAATATTGCAACCAGCCTCAATGAGAAAAGACAGAGGCTCAACCCTATACAAGAGATGGGTCAATCTGTTAAGAAGTGTCAACAGCTGGCTTTGGAATCTGGAGCAACCCCTGAAAGTGTAGAGTTCTATGCATGCAGGCACTTATTCAAAGATCCATATGAGAGGGAATTTTTTTGCAACATACCAACTCCTGAAGGAAGGCTGCGTTATTTGAAGAGATTTTGCAAAGAAAACAATCTTGTTGAGTGA
- the LOC101785243 gene encoding 3-ketoacyl-CoA synthase 5, with amino-acid sequence MSSPPLLGKEGLKAAYCRVVVTVPLAAAALVAVARLGPEELAGRVRDARPVHLFLAAFLPAAAATVYLMLRPRAVYLVDYACFRTASNCRVPFSTFLEHAKQVPVLNERSIRFMTKLLERSGLGEETCLPPAHHYIPPYKYCTLDAARGEVDLVVFGALDDLFAKTGVSPGDIDILVVNCSLFCPTPSFVDMIINRYKLRSDIRSTHLSGMGCSAGLVSVGLARNLLQVAPRGAHALVVSTETITPNYYVGSERAMLLPNCLFRIGGAAALLSNSPAKARFRLRHVVRTLTGAQDSAYTCVFQEEDDRGNVGINLNKDLMTIAGNALKANITAIGPLVLPASEQLLFALSFIVRKVLSGKFKPYIPDFRTAFDHFCIHAGGRAVIDELQRSLNLSDQQVEASRMALHRFGNTSSSSLWYELAYIEAKGRMRKGDRVWMIGFGSGFKCNSAAWECIEPAANAEGPWATSIHRYPVDIPDVLKH; translated from the coding sequence ATGAGCTCGCCACCTCTGCTCGGCAAGGAGGGCCTCAAGGCCGCGTACTGCCGCGTCGTCGTGACGGTGCCGCTCGCCGCAGCCGCCCTCGTCGCCGTGGCGCGGCTCGGGCCCGAGGAGCTCGCCGGCCGGGTCCGGGACGCGCGGCCGGTGCACCTCTTCCTGGCAGCGTTCctcccggccgcggcggcgaccgtgTACCTGATGCTCCGCCCGCGCGCGGTGTACCTGGTCGACTACGCCTGCTTCCGGACGGCGTCCAACTGCCGCGTGCCCTTCTCCACCTTCCTGGAGCACGCCAAGCAGGTGCCGGTGCTCAACGAGCGCAGCATCCGGTTCATGACCAAGCTGCTGGAGCGGTCGGGGCTCGGGGAGGAGACGTGCCTGCCGCCGGCGCACCACTACATCCCGCCCTACAAGTACTGCACCCtcgacgcggcgcgcggcgaggtgGACCTCGTCGTGTTCGGGGCGCTCGACGACCTGTTCGCCAAGACGGGGGTCAGCCCCGGCGACATCGACATCCTCGTCGTGAACTGCAGCCTCTTCTGCCCGACCCCGTCCTTCGTCGACATGATCATCAACAGGTACAAGCTGCGCAGCGACATCCGGAGCACGCACCTCTCCGGGATGGGGTGCAGCGCGGGGCTCGTCTCCGTGGGGCTCGCCCGGAACCTCCTCCAGGTGGCTCCCAGAGGCGCGCACGCGCTGGTGGTGTCGACGGAGACCATCACGCCCAACTACTACGTGGGCAGCGAGCGCGCCATGCTCCTGCCCAACTGCCTCTTCCggatcggcggcgcggcggcgctgctgtcCAACTCCCCCGCGAAGGCCCGGTTCCGGCTCAGGCACGTCGTGCGCACGCTCACCGGCGCGCAGGACAGCGCGTACACGTGCGTGTTCCAGGAGGAGGACGACAGGGGAAACGTCGGGATCAACCTGAACAAGGACCTGATGACCATCGCCGGGAACGCGCTCAAGGCCAACATCACCGCCATCGGGCCCCTCGTGCTCCCGGCCTCTGAGCAGCTCCTGTTCGCGCTCTCCTTCATCGTGCGCAAGGTGCTCAGCGGGAAGTTCAAGCCGTACATCCCCGACTTCCGCACGGCCTTCGACCACTTCTGCatccacgccggcggccgcgccgtcaTCGACGAGCTGCAGCGCAGCCTCAACCTGTCGGATCAGCAGGTGGAGGCATCGCGGATGGCGCTGCACCGGTTCGGGAACACGTCAAGCAGCTCGCTCTGGTACGAGCTGGCCTACATCGAGGCCAAGGGACGGATGCGGAAAGGTGACCGGGTGTGGATGATTGGGTTTGGGTCCGGGTTCAAGTGCAACAGCGCGGCGTGGGAGTGCATCGAGCCCGCGGCGAACGCGGAGGGGCCCTGGGCGACGTCGATTCACAGGTACCCGGTGGACATCCCGGACGTGCTCAAGCACTAA